In a single window of the Bradyrhizobium erythrophlei genome:
- a CDS encoding DUF2059 domain-containing protein — protein MNTVSRILSAAGLVLGLALAGMPATAQTPSEVKPASPAAIAAAKEILAMKNASAMYANAVPNIVQRTKDSLLQSNLNYQKDLNEVAVIVAQKLAGREKEIGDGMAKLYAGEFTEQELKDLVAFYKSPLGQKLLTTEPKAIQMSMGYMNQWAQGFAEVVNGEFRAEMRKRGKEI, from the coding sequence ATGAATACCGTCTCAAGAATTTTGTCGGCCGCGGGTCTGGTGCTGGGCCTGGCGCTGGCCGGCATGCCGGCCACGGCGCAAACGCCGTCCGAGGTCAAGCCGGCTTCTCCCGCTGCCATCGCGGCGGCGAAGGAAATTCTGGCGATGAAGAATGCCAGCGCCATGTATGCCAACGCCGTTCCCAACATCGTTCAGCGCACCAAGGATTCGCTGTTGCAGAGCAATCTCAACTATCAAAAGGATCTCAACGAGGTCGCCGTGATCGTCGCCCAGAAGCTGGCCGGCCGCGAGAAGGAAATCGGCGACGGCATGGCGAAGCTTTACGCCGGCGAATTTACCGAGCAGGAGCTGAAAGACCTGGTCGCGTTCTACAAGTCGCCGCTGGGCCAGAAGCTGCTGACGACGGAGCCCAAGGCCATTCAAATGAGCATGGGATACATGAATCAATGGGCGCAGGGTTTTGCCGAAGTGGTCAACGGTGAATTCCGCGCCGAGATGCGCAAGCGCGGCAAGGAAATCTGA
- the gor gene encoding glutathione-disulfide reductase: protein MAEFDVDLFVIGGGSGGVRAARIAAGHGARVTIAEEYRMGGTCVIRGCVPKKLFVIGSHIHHEIEDAAGFGWTIPPVSFDWNTLVANKDKEIARLEGIYTANAEKAGALVLKTRAVFEDAHTLRLADGKTVTAKYVLIATGGAPNHGPAIPGIEHAISSNEAFHLRQLPKRVVIQGGGYIALEFACIFAGFGTDVTVLYRGDNILRGFDEDVRAHVRAEMERQGITILTGCTVQKIDRHGKEFTTHLSNGSSLASDLVMFAIGRHPNVANLGLENAGVAINPNNGGIEVDGWSKTSVPSIYAIGDVTHRINLTPVAIREGHAFADTVFGKRPVQVDHSNIPTAVFSQPEIGTVGLTESEARAKFSRVDIYKTDFRPIKSTMSGRDTRILMKLVVDGTTDRVVGCHIVGDTAAEIIQAVAIAVKMKATKADFDATFALHPTAAEELVTMRTPTARYVREAAAE from the coding sequence ATGGCTGAGTTCGACGTCGACCTGTTTGTCATCGGAGGAGGTTCGGGCGGCGTGCGCGCCGCCCGGATCGCCGCCGGCCATGGCGCGCGCGTCACCATCGCCGAAGAATACCGCATGGGCGGCACCTGCGTGATCCGCGGCTGCGTGCCGAAGAAGCTGTTCGTGATCGGCTCGCACATCCACCACGAGATCGAGGATGCCGCCGGCTTCGGCTGGACCATCCCGCCCGTGAGTTTCGACTGGAACACGCTGGTCGCCAACAAGGACAAGGAGATCGCCCGGCTCGAGGGCATCTACACCGCCAATGCCGAGAAGGCCGGCGCGCTGGTGCTGAAAACCCGCGCCGTGTTCGAAGACGCCCACACCCTTCGCCTCGCCGACGGCAAGACCGTGACGGCGAAATACGTGCTGATCGCGACCGGCGGCGCGCCCAATCACGGGCCGGCGATTCCCGGCATCGAGCACGCGATTTCGTCCAACGAGGCGTTTCATTTGCGGCAATTGCCCAAGCGCGTGGTGATCCAGGGCGGCGGCTATATCGCGCTGGAGTTCGCCTGCATCTTTGCGGGATTCGGCACCGACGTCACCGTGCTCTATCGCGGCGACAATATCCTGCGCGGGTTCGACGAGGACGTCCGCGCCCATGTCCGCGCCGAGATGGAACGGCAGGGCATCACCATTCTCACCGGCTGCACCGTGCAAAAGATCGACCGGCACGGCAAGGAATTCACCACGCATCTGTCGAACGGCTCCAGCCTGGCGTCGGACCTCGTGATGTTCGCGATCGGCCGGCATCCCAACGTCGCCAATCTCGGCCTGGAAAACGCCGGCGTCGCCATCAATCCGAACAATGGCGGCATCGAGGTCGACGGCTGGTCGAAGACGTCGGTGCCATCAATCTACGCCATCGGCGACGTCACCCATCGCATCAATTTGACGCCGGTCGCGATCCGCGAGGGCCATGCCTTCGCCGATACCGTGTTCGGCAAGCGACCGGTCCAGGTCGATCACAGCAACATTCCGACCGCGGTGTTTTCGCAGCCCGAGATCGGCACCGTCGGCCTGACCGAATCCGAGGCCCGCGCCAAGTTCAGCCGCGTCGATATCTACAAGACCGATTTCCGCCCGATCAAATCGACGATGTCGGGCCGCGACACCCGCATCCTGATGAAGCTCGTGGTCGACGGCACGACCGATCGCGTGGTCGGCTGTCACATCGTCGGCGACACCGCCGCCGAAATCATCCAGGCCGTCGCCATCGCCGTGAAGATGAAGGCCACCAAGGCCGATTTCGACGCCACCTTCGCGCTGCATCCGACCGCCGCGGAAGAACTGGTGACGATGCGGACGCCGACGGCGCGGTATGTGCGGGAAGCGGCGGCGGAGTAG
- a CDS encoding metallophosphoesterase family protein — protein sequence MPSSNPNSPSRRLVLGALAALPAGSVPIVASVQTASAQAPLPTGAGFSFAAVGDTRPMMYLPLKEGQPDLNKFFVEMFGLVMPEKVAEAVVARDVKMIFDPVTKELIKVIMPFASKTEVMTLTLDKGWVTEASVEDVKLLPGVHRTMFRLQGGEWVTREIVKDVQSGRAKFVVNSGDAVWWGNQGLTVSDSPYWKRVNETMLKKLPAPDDEMRAAGLDGRFFMSVGNHEVWADPKIEGVLSALPYLKKFGVTPENLIYKFDFKGTRFIYLWSGKYDYRSPSLWDADRPKYAEQMTQLQKWMDEAKANGIGKAFVVFHYPVFARSGLGPIPAPDNPHKLIASYAKDMEVVVLNGHVHTTEIYDVDGVKYLMLGGGGAEQDPILPGRTAIKLPADYPPDLYWKGQPPQEEYNYVFVDVEPGRKTKFTLNRFRPWSAEPFGSEELFM from the coding sequence ATGCCATCATCCAACCCCAACAGCCCCAGCCGTCGCCTTGTACTCGGAGCGCTCGCTGCGCTGCCCGCGGGCTCCGTGCCGATCGTAGCAAGTGTGCAGACGGCGAGCGCGCAGGCGCCGCTTCCCACCGGGGCCGGCTTTTCGTTCGCTGCGGTCGGCGATACCCGACCGATGATGTACCTTCCATTGAAAGAGGGGCAGCCGGACCTGAACAAATTCTTCGTCGAAATGTTCGGGTTGGTCATGCCAGAAAAGGTCGCTGAAGCGGTGGTGGCGAGGGATGTGAAGATGATCTTCGATCCGGTCACCAAAGAGCTGATCAAGGTGATCATGCCGTTCGCGTCGAAGACGGAAGTCATGACCCTGACGTTGGATAAAGGTTGGGTCACCGAGGCATCCGTTGAAGACGTAAAACTGCTTCCCGGAGTGCATCGAACGATGTTCCGGCTTCAGGGCGGCGAATGGGTGACCCGTGAAATCGTCAAGGACGTTCAATCCGGTCGCGCCAAATTCGTGGTCAATAGCGGCGACGCCGTATGGTGGGGCAATCAAGGCTTAACCGTCAGCGATAGCCCATACTGGAAGCGTGTGAACGAAACAATGTTGAAGAAGCTACCCGCGCCGGACGACGAGATGCGCGCAGCCGGTCTGGATGGGCGATTTTTCATGAGTGTGGGTAATCATGAAGTGTGGGCTGATCCGAAGATCGAGGGCGTTCTTTCGGCGTTGCCCTATCTGAAGAAGTTCGGCGTCACACCGGAAAACCTCATTTACAAATTCGACTTCAAAGGCACGCGCTTCATCTATCTCTGGAGCGGCAAGTACGACTACCGTTCGCCGTCACTGTGGGACGCCGATCGGCCAAAGTATGCCGAGCAAATGACACAGCTTCAAAAGTGGATGGACGAGGCCAAGGCCAATGGCATTGGAAAGGCCTTTGTCGTCTTTCATTATCCGGTTTTTGCGCGCTCGGGCCTGGGCCCTATCCCGGCTCCCGACAATCCACACAAGTTGATTGCGTCGTATGCCAAGGACATGGAGGTGGTCGTGTTGAACGGGCACGTCCACACCACCGAAATCTACGATGTAGATGGGGTTAAATACCTGATGCTGGGCGGTGGTGGCGCTGAACAGGACCCCATCCTTCCCGGTCGCACGGCCATCAAGCTGCCCGCCGACTATCCGCCCGATCTTTACTGGAAGGGCCAGCCTCCACAGGAGGAATACAACTACGTCTTCGTCGATGTCGAACCCGGCCGAAAGACGAAGTTCACCCTCAACCGCTTCCGGCCATGGTCGGCAGAGCCATTCGGATCTGAAGAACTCTTCATGTGA